A segment of the Eptesicus fuscus isolate TK198812 chromosome 9, DD_ASM_mEF_20220401, whole genome shotgun sequence genome:
GGTCAGGCAGGGTCGGGGGGCCCTGGCGTCATGAAGTTTTAAAGAAGAGTTTTTTCCGGAGGAAATTAAAACACCCAGGAATCTGTTTGTAAATCCCTTTCTCCGAAACGGCATTAGCGACCTGTGAACACACGACCACGGAGAGCTCTGTGAGTCCTCTCCATCCAACCAAGAATTCCTCCCGTGTCCGGAATCCCCGAGGGGTGGGGGAATGTCTCCTAAGGAAGCACTCTTAAACGGCTCAGCTGCAGCCTCCTCGGGCGGCTGGGGGCGGTTAAAGAACAAGCATCTCAAccgcaaattaaaaaaaactcagaATTCAAAATTTCCAAATTCAAAACTTACCAAGTTCACCTGCCCATGGCATGTGGGACCCTGCACCTGACTTTTCTTCCCCACTCTGCTCAGCAAAGCAGAGCCAGAGGCTACGCAGAAGACAGGAGGTCCCTGCCCAGACACCCCCCCTCACGGCACAGACACCTGAGCAGAGCGGGCCCCGTGCTCTGGGACCCTCGGAGGGAGCCGCTGCTCTGAGTGGGACCTCACTCAGCGAGGCTGGGCCTCTCAGgacctcctccctgctctctcgCTGGAGCCTCATTCTAAAGAGGGGTCATGGTTCTGGAGGGTCAGGAGTATAGGACCAGGCAGTGGGGCAAAGGGTGCAGGGACGGCCCCGCGACCTGCCTTCGGGATgccatgctctgtccactgagccagccaACCCCGGTGCCGAGGACCGGCTCCgtcgggggagaggggagcggaAGGTGTCGGCCTGGGGACCTCAGAGAAGCCGAGGAGGATGTGGCCCTTGGCCTGAGGGGCCAATGTCACCACAGGTAGTAACATCTCGCGTTAGAGACGTGAAAGCACTGTCGCGTGGCAAGCCCAGGTGTGGCCGCGGACGGGGTTTCGCAGCTTTTACCTTTGGTCTACGCGCTCCCCCAccaccctgccctcccagcagcctcccctctccttcccagaaGGCGGGGCTCACCCGGAGCAGGAGGCTCTGCAGGTCTTCCGAGGGAGCCCACTGCTCCAAAACGCCATCCAGGGTCTCGATGTACCAGGAGCCGCTCTTGGTATCCCTCCAGGAGACAAAACCTTGGGACGGAGAAAGGCCGGGCGTTGTTGGAGCCTCCCCGCCCCACGCATGCAGGCAGGGCCGCCCCGGACTCTGACCCATTCACGCATCCAGCAGGAGCGGCCCGCCGCTCTGCGCCCGGTCCCACTGCCCTGGCCCACTGCCATCTTATTTcatcctcaccaccacctccTGATGCTGGCTCTGACTCCAGCTTTCCAACAGGgacaccaaggctcagagaaggcaAGTGACTCCTCCGAGGGACCAGAAAGGAAGGACACTAactcctgccccacctgccacgtgccaggcactgcgctCAGCGATGTGCCAGTCACCTCGAGAATCCCCGTGACAAGTAGGATCATTAGTCCcactttaaagatgagaaaactgaggcaaggCCAGGATGCGGAGAGGCACACAAGCCCCAGGGCGCATTCCTCCATAAATGTTGTATCCTCGGCGCCTCGCCTGCCTGGacccgaggctcagagaggtgaagtaacttgctcagggCCACACAGGTGGCAAGAGGGGAACCGAGGCTCAGGCCCAGGTGTTTCCTTTCACAGCTGCTTCTGGGACAGATGGGGGGACGCCCTGGCGGAGGCACTCACCTGGGAAGGTGGAGTAAGACACAAAGATGTCACTTGGCGTGGGCAAACTAGACACGGCGTCCGGCTGGTCGTAGCTGCCGGGGTGGTCCTGGAACGGGAGGGCGTCTGGCTCGGGGTTCCCGCCAGgggccctgtcctcaggggaAGTGGAGACCACCTCAAACCCATGGTCTTTCTGCCCTGCAGGGAGCGAAACCAGACAGCAcgcatcactgaaacacacaggCCACAGCTCGGGCCCCAtgtcccctgtcccagcccaagGCCCGTGCCCTCTAGAGCGGGGTTCCCGAGCTGGGCAGACACGCGTCGGACACCGAAACAGAAGCTTTACTTTTGTCCACGACAAGAGTTTTACACATTCATTAAGTAAAATCTGGGCGCAGAGGGTGGAAAGATgcagaactttaaaaaacagCTGTAataactccgagacatgtggattcctgcaacagagaggaattgacaggactgctccagccatgaagtcagaagagaaacagtccagagatggaagacgctggcgatgccttgccatactagcagtcagcagatatgcgtcactgcagattacccaagaccaaaccagagagggtcagacctgcaataccaccatttgtccaccatccagaacagAAATAtaattgctgttatgaacacattaacaactgttggacatagaaaccgggactcaaaagaactgttggcccagaaagaaactcactacagactgattcatttgcctctcagcataaccattattgcttgtctcattttcagttcctataagtgtattcctagtatcacacgagctcactcatctaggggaaaagatgaacaacatagactgaagaacaagaacagcattgatcagactgtcagacctcagagggaaagtaggggagggtggggacaagggagatagatcaaccaaaggacttgtgtgcttgcatatgagcctaaccaatgatcacggacaacaggggggcgggggggcttgcgtgtgggggggattgggaggggaacggggggagggggttgatgacaaatatgtgataccttaatcaataaagtaattaaaaaataataataaataaaataaaaaacagctgtAAAAAGTTACAAGGCAGGCACCCCAAAGAATTCAAAACAGGTGTCCAAAGGAAcacgtgcaccaaagggtcagaACAGGCAAAGATGGAAAGGGCGCACGTGTCCGTCCACAGATGACGAGATGAAATGGGCAGAGACGGGGAATGGAACAGCGCTGGGCTCGGAAAGGAACGGAGCGCCGATCCACAGCAcaagtgggtgggcctgggagCGTGCCgagtgaaaggagccagacacTAAGGCCTCGGGATACGACTCCATGTCCAGAGTAGGCAAATCCACGGAGAGGAACGCAGGTTCGCTGtcgccaggggctgggaggaggcggggatgGGTACGGAGCTgccttttggggtgatgagatAGTTCTCGAATTAGATGGTGGTGATGCGAATGTACTCCATGCCACTggactgtatactttaaaatggctaAGACAGCAAATTGTATGTCATTAAGAAGACAAGTCACATTATTTCAGCCTTAAACGTGGGGAGGAACTTGTGATACATGTTACAGCTTGGACGGGCCTTGGGGACACCCTGCAGGGGAAAACAAGCCGGTCACAGGAAGAAGGCAGCTGAAAGGGCTTCGGGAAAGAGAGGCGGAGGTGGAGGCGGAGTGGCCAGAGGGTCCCTGAGTGCAGGGTGTCTGGAGCAGGGGACTGGGCCCCAGCCTCCGATGTGAGACGGGAGGACAGTCCTGGTGGGAAAAACGGCAGGCGGTTTGGGTGGCTCGACCTATGGTGGGAAATagcaaggagggagggaggtcacaGCCCACCCAGGAAGCTGGGGTCCTGTCTGCAGGAACAAAGATGAGACAGAGATGGTTCTGGCAACCCCATAGCAACAACTCCAACGTCTGCTGACCCCTCAGCCCACACGGTAAAGCTCAGAAACTTGGTAATGTGCGTGCTCACAGCTCGTGGGCAGGGGCCAGGATTCTGCCTTCTATCCTCCTGCCTCTCagcccccctgctgtcctccaGGGAGACCCCACGCTGCCAAGGGGGCTCGAGGGGGTGGAAGCTGGACTGCAGCTTTCTCAGGTCGCTGCGTCTGGTTATCTTCTTGGTTGAGATTCTAGAATCTGGGACTGACCTGAGTGGACCAGGGGAGGGGACCTGAGATTTGAACACGGGACTGCGGCTGGGGCCGCCTGGGCAgccgggtgcgggggggggggggggccacttCAGTGGACAGTGGGGGATGACTAAGAATGGCCTAAGGAGacagaggtgggcagagggacTGCCTGGGACAATAGGATCCGAGAGGGGACTCTGGGGAGAAACGTGTGGGTCGGACAGGGGACGCTAGCCATGTGTATTCACGTGTCATCCTCATTCTACAAATCTGATGCGAAAGCTTAGCTCCCGGCTTATGCCCTGTATGCACAGCTTTGTTCTGAAGGAGCCTCGATCAAATCTCACTCACAGGTACTTGTATATGGTTCTATTTCAAATTCAGAACTCCCCGGGAGGCGGGACTAACTCCTTCCCCCTAAGCAAGGACATACAGTGGTGAGAGGAGCCGTCGTCTGAGCATCTGAAAGGCACAAGCACTGCAGCATCCTGCGCCGCCTCCAGCCTTCTGGGCGGGAGCTCTAACCACACAGGCCGCTCAGCGTCCGCCACGGGCATCGCCACGCGTGTCACCGGCACCATGCTACTCACTAACCCTCCACACCAAAGGTACCCACTTGGACACGGTTTCCGCCCTGGTGCCCGCACTGCCTCTCCGTGAAGAGTGTTAGaggatttttaaatggttttacaTTGCAACAACAGTGGACTCTAAAATAGCAACCAGAATCCAGGACAGACTTCCTGCTGCATGTCAACAGGACACCCCGCCAGACACACTGAGAGATGGGAGACATGTCTGTTTCCGTGCTCAGCTGAcaggccgcccccatgtggccacagcGGTAATCACAAGCTCCTGCGGGGGCTCCGCAGGGACCAGAACTCCAAAGGCAGCTGCATTCCAGCGCGGGAACCTTGCTCTTCCCAGCgagttgttttggtttgttttttcatgGCGGGAGTCTACATTATTTCAGATTTCACTCgcagatatttttattctatttcaagTTCAAATAATTAGAATCTACATGAGATGCAACCAAACTGTGAGCTTTGTGCCAGGCGAGGACCCGGCtgcagggcagccaggcctgcccctgccctgggagaGCTGACCGGGGCATGAGGCTGTCTCGACACCTCAAGAAGGTGCTGTCACAGGGAAGGACAGGAGCGGCCGGAGCACAAGAGCCAGCTAATCCTGAGATTGGAGGAAGCAGGTGTTTAGGGAAGACTCCCTGGAGGCGGTGACAGTGAGTTTTAACCAGAAGGATGGATGGTCAAGAGTTGGCCAGGAGACAAAGCAGAGGATGGCACAAGGAAAGGCAGAGGAGCAGGCCAGAGTCTGTGACACCTTGGGAAGGTTGAGAGGCACAGCATGCCGGGCTTGGGGAGGCAAAGTGGCCGGGGCCAGATCGCCAAGGGCCCTGTAGGCCCCACTAAGAAGTCCAAAGATCCTCCGTGCTACTGAGAATGGGTGTCGGAGCGGGCACAGAGCTGGAAGACGGGCTAACTAACTTTCCCAGAAAGCTGGCCTCCCTTTCtcaggggcggggggaagagatcTGGTTGAGGGACCTCAGGAGAATGACaacaaggaaaatgaaagagtttttagaaaaaggagaagggagagagagacagagagagaaacatcaatgtgagaaacatcgatcggttgcctcccgtgcatgccctgaccagggattgaatctgaaacctagatacatgccctgaccgggaatcaaacttaCAACCTTgacctagccccgtggtcggcaaactcattagtcaacagagccaaatatcaacagtgcaacaattgaaatttcttttgagagccaaattttttaaacttaaacttcttctaacgccacttcttcaaaatagtctcacccaggccgtggtattttgtggaagagccacactcaaggggccaaagagccgcatgtggctcgtgagccgcagtttgccgaccactgccctagccggtttggctcagtggatagagcgtcggcctgcagactgaaggatcccaggtttgattccggccaagggcacatgcctgggtttcgggctcgatccccagtagggggcgtgcaggaggcagctgatcaatgattctctcatcattgatgtttctatttttctatccctctcccttcctctctaaaatcaataaaaatatatatatattttttttaatatattttattgattttcttagaggaagggagagggatggagagctagcaacattgatgagagagaaacatcgaccagctgcctcctgcaaccaatgtacatgccctatgaccggaatcgaacccgggacctttcagtccgcaggtcgacgctctatccactgagccaaaccagtttcggcaaaatatatttttttaaaactccgcAACCTTCCAGaatacaggatgacactccaacccaccgagccacaccggccagggctgaaggagtttttctttctcctccactttgtttatttttgtcaAGTCTCTGGCGTTGAAGGTGCCAGAGCTGCAGGAACCTCTGCGTTGAGACCTCGAAAGGCTGGACAGAGCTGACACCTACTCTAGCCAGACGCAGGTGCTACCACTGGAACAACAGCGACCATGTCTGgggccctctgcctgcctgcagagACCCCCTGGATATCGTGGGGCTGGTCggagcaggaggcaggcggcGGCTCCTTCCCCACCAGCTCCTTCCGCGGGGAGGCTGAGGGCCTGCTtacctcccccgcaggcctggatGAAGAACAGCTtgggcttccctcccaggctggggcaGCCAGTCCCGTTGAAGATGTTCACGATTCTCTCCACGGACACCGAAGACCCATCTGTGCCATAAACAGCCCCCGGGAACTGGAGGTGGCTGGCCTAGAAGACCAAGAACCCTGGTCACCAAACCAAGAAGCCGGGGCGGACTCCGACAGCCGGCCCGGGAAGCTGAGGCCCCTACCTGGCAGCCGTGAGAGAGGATGACCACCACGCAGCAGTCCAGGGCCCCGTGGTCCCGCCGCGCCAGCTCCGCCAGAGCCTGCACCATTTGCTGCAGAGAGAAGGCTGCAGGTGAGCCAGACACCGGCGGATCGGGTCCCCatcctgggcacctgggcagagcacctgccctgcccccagggccAACACGGGAGTAATGACACTCGTAGCAGTCACAGCAGCCACCATTCTTAAGGCAAAGgtgctgtgctgggcactgttcacttaatcctcacagcgACCCGAGGAGGTGAATCCTGTTCTtgtgtctagaccagtggtcagcaaactgcagctcgcgagccgcatgccacggtttgccgctctgttgactaataagtttgccaaccactggtctagacaatgaaactgaggcttgggaGTCACCCGCAGGGACCGGGAGGGCCAGTCCTCCACCCAGGGCTCTCTGAGTCTGACGCTTAAACTGgaaaccactgggcaacactgcCTCTCATGGTCCTACAGACCTAAGGGCTAGTCTTGGGGTGTCCTCTGCATTCAGGGTCCCTCGCAGGGAGTCCGCCCAGCCTCGCCCGCCTCTCCGCAAGGACAGGGGCCGTACCTTCGCAGTCAGGTCGCTCTCCACCTCCACCGCGAAGTGCAGCAAGCGGAAGCGACTCTGCAGCTTCTCGCAGTCCACGTGGGAGCCGGTGCGGGTGCTGAGCCCCGACTTAAGGCAGAAGTTCACGTTGTTGATAATGAGGCAGTAGCCACAAGGGTCTGCATTCAGGACGTACGCCTGCCAAGCACAGGGACCAACGTAAACCGGGGTCTCACTGCACTCACCAGGCAGGAAGGCGGGAAGGTGGCCCCTGGGTTTCAATGGGGTGCTGGGCAATCGGGAGCAGTGAGACAGGAAAGGGGTCTGCCCTGTCTCTGAAGGAACAGCGGGGTCTACGCCCAGCATCGCAGGGCTCAGCAAACAGACTGCAAAGCAGACTGAGGGGAGCAGTAGGTGTGATGTTCAAATAGCGCAAAGTGGGGGAGATCAGTTCTCACTACCGTGCTCAGGGGTGGGAGCTGGTAGCTTAGAATTCCAACACCATAGACACCCACCCCCAAAGGACCTTACAGACCGCCCAGTCCAGGGGAGCACTGAGAACCATGTGGGTGACTCTGTGGGCAGGCTCGTGCCCAGGCCCACCTCGGAGCACTGACACCACTTCCTCCCAGGCTCAGCATTTCCCGTGTAATCCTCTCTCCGATCAGCCTGTTCATTGTGTTTATGGTACGTAacactctttctacttatatatTTCGTCCTAGGAACATATAAGGTATCCCAGCACAGAGGCCAGAGCTGGCATCCAGAAGTCACACAATAAATGCTGTGAATGAGCGAGTGACTCGGTCTGGGGCGGATGCCACAGCCGATTCTGACCCCctgatttcacagatgaggaaagggcAGGGTGGGCCAACCTGCTCCAGAAAGAGCTGAGCCAGAGTCAGGAAGCTGTAGGGGCCTGGGACCGGGACCCTCTCTCCAGCTGGGCTGGGTTCCCTGAGCTCCCGACACAGCTgcagggaagggcctggggagTAAGGAGCAAGAGGGC
Coding sequences within it:
- the CASP9 gene encoding caspase-9; the encoded protein is MDEADRQVLRRCRVQLVRELQVDNLWDALLTRELFKPDMIEDIQRAGSGSRRDQARQLVTDLETRGSQALPLFISCLEDTGQHSLASLLRTSSQTARRDPEAIRPLDLRPVAVRPEELRVVKQDLSKPAPGRLPPVVLGPEELYPQVLRPGVPRPVDIGAGGFSDIRAHGSRRGNADLAYVLNADPCGYCLIINNVNFCLKSGLSTRTGSHVDCEKLQSRFRLLHFAVEVESDLTAKQMVQALAELARRDHGALDCCVVVILSHGCQASHLQFPGAVYGTDGSSVSVERIVNIFNGTGCPSLGGKPKLFFIQACGGGQKDHGFEVVSTSPEDRAPGGNPEPDALPFQDHPGSYDQPDAVSSLPTPSDIFVSYSTFPGFVSWRDTKSGSWYIETLDGVLEQWAPSEDLQSLLLRVANAVSEKGIYKQIPGCFNFLRKKLFFKTS